From the Variovorax paradoxus genome, the window GGTGCGCGTCCGGGTGCGGCGCACCGGGCGCTGGCACGGATGGAGACGGCGGGCCGCGTCGGCATGCTGCTCACGCAGAACGTCGACGGACTGCACGAGGCCGCCGGCAGCCGCGGCACCATCGACCTGCACGGGCGCATCGACACCGTGCGCTGCATGGCCTGCGAACGCCGCACGACGCGCGCGGCGCTGCAGGTCGAACTGCGCGAACGCAACCCGCTCTGGGCCGCGCTCGAAGCCCGTGCCGCACCCGACGGCGACGCCGACCTCGAGGGCCACGACTTCAGCGCGTTCGATGTGCCTGCCTGCGCGCACTGCGGCGGCCTGCTCAAGCCTGATGTCGTGTTCTTCGGCGAGAGCGTGCCGAAGGAGCGCGTTACCGCCGCCTTTGCGGCACTGGAAGAAGCCGACGCGGTGCTCGTGGCCGGCTCATCGCTCATGGTGTATTCGGGCTTCCGCTTCGTGCAGGCTGCGGCTGCGGCGGGCAAGCCCGTGGCGGCGGTGAACATCGGGCGGACGCGGGCCGACGAACTGCTCACGCTGAAGGTCGAAAGGCCCGTGGGCGCGGCGCTCGAGGAACTGGCGGGCCAGCTGGCCTAGGTGCGCGCCTTCGCGTTCGGCTTCGGGCTCGGCTTCGATCTGGCCTTGGACGCAGGCCATTCCGGTTGCATCCGTGCAATGAACGCCTCTGGCGACAGGCTGCCCGAGCACTTCGCATACGCGGCATAGTCCACCGCGCCGTCGCACCCGATTTCGGCCAGCACCCGCTTGAACGTGGCGGCATGGTCGGGGTGCCGCAATTCCCAGGGCCGCATCGGCACGCGACCTGCCAGGGCTTCCTGCAGGGGTGTGCGGTCCAGCTTGCCGATGCCCATGCCGCTGTCGGTTCCGTCGCCGACCGACGCGTCCGCCAGCCGGTGCCAGCCGAACCCCCAGTAGAAGAAGGCGTGCCCTTCCTGCGTCGGGGCCGTGCCGACACCGCAGGGAAAGTCGATGTCGGCAGGCACCAGTGCCTTGCGTCCGACGATCGGAAACTGTCCCCAGAAGAGCTGGTTGTCCATCATGGTCTGGGCCGGCAACAGCGGCCAGGTCGACAGCACCTCGATCCCCGGGCCCGGGTCGGCCGATGCGCCGTCGAACAGCCGCACGATGAGCGGCACCGTCATCACGTAGTGCCATGGATGGTCCTGCGGCAGCAGGCCGGCCGCACGAATTTCCTTCAGGCTGCCCAGCAGCAGGCCGAATCCGTAGCGGGCGTCGTCGATACGAAAGCGAAAGACATCCCCGGGGCCGTATTTCAGCTGCTGGCGGGGGGCCGACTTCATCTCGGCGATCTCGCTGCGCAGGCCATCGGAGACGCGCTGCATCCGCGCACGCAGGTAGTCGCGCAGTCCGGCATGGTCGTGCAGCTTGCCGTCGTCCTGAAAATCGATGGCGCGCATGTTGCGCGTGTTGAGCGCGGCCACGCTCGATTCCTCCAGCCGCTCGCCGATGAACGAGGCCTGGAACCAGCGCCCGTTGGCGCGCTCCGTCACGAGCAGCACGGCCGCGGTGAGCTTGCGCTCCTTGCCGCGCGCCGTCCTGGGCAGCAGGAAGGCGCGCTCGCGGGTTTCGAGCGCCGTGTCGACTTCGAGATACCCGTCGGGGCCGGCGCGCAAGAACTTGCGCAGCGTGTCGCCTTCGAAGAAGGCCGCGGTGTCCTTGAACATCACGCGCACCCACTGCGGCGGCACCGGGTCGAGGCCGACGCTGTCGCGCTCCGCGTTGTCGAGCTCGAAGACCGGCTGGGAGGCATCGGAGGGGGATTGCTTCGGCATGCCTTCCATCCTAGTGGGCTAGCTTTGCGGTTTGCCGGGCGCGCCCTGGGCGCCCACCGATCGCACGAACGCATCCACTGCCGCGGTGTAGGCGCCAGGCAGTCCCAGCTGCGCGTTGATCTGCGCGTGCGAAAGGTCTTCTTGCCGCACTTCGGCGCGTCCGCCGGCGGCCGCGACCCGCGCCGCGAACTGCTGCGACTGCGTGCACGATCCGTCGCGCCGCTGCGCCGAGCAGACCAGCAGCATCGGCGCCGCGTCGGGCGCGAGCGTGTCGGTCGGCGACACCGCGCGCCACAGCGCGGGATCACTGCCGAACACGCGGTCGTAGAAGTTCATGTGCGGCCGCCGCATGAGCCCGGCGGTGTCCAGCGCGGCGCTGTCGAGGGCGATGGTGCCGAGCCAGGGCCGCGCGCCCTGCTGGCGCGCGATGTCGGGGGAGGCGCCGAGCAGCGCCACCAGGTGGGCGCCGGCCGAGTGGCCCATCAGCACGAAGCGGCTGGCATCGCCGCCCCACGCTGGCGCACTGGACTGTGCCGTGGCCACGGCGCGGGCCACGTCCCGCGCCTGCTGCAGCACGTCGACCTGCGGCACGAAGCGGTAGCCCACCGACACCAGGATGAAGCCCTGGTCGCGCACCCAATGGTCGACCTTCAGGTCGATCACCGCGGCGGTGGCCTTGTCGCCGAACATCCAGGCGCCGCCGTGCACCATCACCAGCACCGGCGCGCCGTGCGCGTTCGCGGGCAGGTAGACGTCCATGCGCTGGCGCGGGTCCGAGCCGTAGGGCAGGTCTGCGATGCGGCGGATGCCCGAGGGCGTGTCGGGTGCGGCTGCCGTCTGCGCCTGGGCGGGCAGGGCGAGCAGCAGCGCCAGCCAAGCGGCAAAGAACCGCAGGAAAGAAGTCATGAAGGTGCTCCCGGTGCAGAACAAGGCCGCGATTCTCGCGCGCCTTCGCCTTGCAGATGTCTCTGCCCGCAGAGCCCCTCGCAGGCGGCGCCTCTAAGCCAGGACGCCTCGCGGTTGCGCCCGCCGCTTCAGGCGGCGCGCTTCAGCGCCGGCGCGTCCACCTCGTAGTACGCCTGGCGTTCCTCGACGGCATTCCAGCCGATGATGTCCTTGAACGCCGGCATCGTCGTCTGGCCGCCCGGCAGTCCGTCGACGTCGCCGGTGCGGCGTTCCGACAGCACCTGCAGGTTGGCCTGCAGCGCATGCACCGTGCTCATCAGCGTGACGATGGGGTAGGTCGCAAAAGCCGCCACCGACTCGATCTGCGCGCGACTCAGCCTGGCCATCCAGAGGCCCTGCATGAGCTGCAGCGAGAGGCGGCGGCCCGTGGCCTCCTTGAGCTTCTCCAGGTCCTCGAAGCCCTTGAAGGTGCGCGAGATCGGCTGGATCAGGTCCGCGCCGGCCTCGGCGTACTGACAGGCGCGATCGATCGCTTCCGACGGATCGATGGCGTCGGTGCGCGCCACGATCAGGAAATCGGGGTCCTGCCGCGCGTCCACCGCGGCGCGGATCTTGGCCACCGCATCGCGCACCGGCACCAGCGGCATCGTGCTGGCCGCGGCCGGGCAGCGCTTGGGGCTGAACTGGTCCTCGATGGAGATCGCGACCACGCCGGTCTTCTCGAACTCGCGCACCGTGCGCGCCACGTTGATCACGTTGCCGTAGCCGGTGTCGGCGTCGGCGAAGATCGGCTTCTTCACGATGTTGGCGATGCGGTTCACCACGCCGACGTTCTCGGTCAGCGTGTAGAGCTCCACGTCGGGCTGGCCCAGCAGCGAGGCCGAGATGCCGAAGCCGGTGGTGAAGATGCCGTCGAAGCCCGACTGGTCGACGAGCAGCGCCGAGAGCGCGTCCTGCGCGCCGGCCATCCAGAAGGTGGGGCCGGAGGTGATGCGCGCGCGCATCGTCTTGCGAATGGAAGTCATGGAAAGTGCTCTTTCAGGAAGTGGGAGAAATCAACGCTTCACCGGGTCGATGTACCCGCCGAGCGACACGAACTTCTGGTCCTTGAGTTCCATCAGCGCCACGCCGGTCTGGCCGCGGCGCGCATAGCCGCCGGCGCTCAGCGGCTGGAACGAGATCTTCGGGCCGATCTTCTGGTCGAAGCCGGTCATGCCGTCGAGCGCGGCCACCACCTTGGCGCGGCTGGGCTCGTTGCCGGCGCGCTTGAGCGCCTCGACCGCCACCGCCGCGGCCGAGTAGCCCATCAGCGCCGTGGAGGAGGGCGCCGACTTCGGGTACAGCCTGGTGTAGCGCGCAAAGAACTCCTTGATGGCCGGGTTGTCGCCTTCGACCGCGTCGTAGTACGAGGCCACGTAGAGCTTGGCCGGGCTCTTGCCCAGCAGCTCGACGAACTTCGGGTCGTTCAGGCCGCCGGCACCGAACACGGTCGGCTTCCAGCCCAGCTTTTCCGCGCCGCGGAAGAACAGCACGGCTTCCTGCCCCAGCGCATAGACGATCACCACGTCGGGCTCGGCCTGCTTGAGCTTGAACACCTGCGAGGTGATGTCGGTGGCGAAGCGCTCGAAGCTCTGCGCCTCCACCAGCTTCAGGCCGTGCTTGTCCAGCTGCTTGACGGCGATGTCGTAGGCCGGCTTGCCCCAGCCGTCGTTCTGGTAGAGCATCGCGATCTTTTTCGCCTTGAGCTTCTCCACCGCGTAGTCGATGTAGGCGGCCGTCTCGGTCGACTGCGGCGACGGCAGCACGTACAGCAGCTCGCGCGGCGGCGTGGAGGTCAGGTCGGAGATGCTCAGCGCGCCGATGGTCGGCACCTTGCGCGTGGAGCTGTACTCGTAGGCGCTGATGTTGGTGGCGTGGCCGATGTTGCCGATCATCGCGAGCACGTTGTCGCGCTCCACCAGCAGCTTGGCGTTGGCCACCGACTTCGCGGGCTTGAGCTCGTCGTCGTAGGTGATGAGCTTGATCTTGCGGCCGTTCACGCCACCCTGTTCGTTCACCATGTCGAAGTAGGTGCGGATGCCTTCGTCCACCGCCTTGCCCATGTAGGCCAGCGTGCCCGACATCGGTTGCGACGAACCGAGCACGATCTCCTTGTCGAGCACGCCTTCGGCCTTGTTCTCGAAGGCGAAGGCCAGGTTCGGCAGTGCGGCGCTGCACAGCAGGGCGGCACCGGCGGCCAGCACGGTGCGGCGCGAAGCGGGGTGGGTCATGGGTCTGTCTCCTGTCATTGATGTGGGAAAGAAATCTGCGTGGCCTCAGCCGCCCAGGTAGGCGCGGCGGATGTCCTCGTTGCCGGCCAGCTCGGCGGCCGGCCCGTGCATGACGACGCGGCCGGTCTCGATGACGTAGCCCTCGTCGGAAATGTCGAGCGCGATGTCGGCGTCCTGCTCCACGATCAGCAGCGTGAGCCGCTCTCGGTCGCGGATGTCGCGCAGCGTCGAGAAGATGGCGTCCTTCATGATGGGCGCCACGCCCATCGAGGGCTCGTCGAGCATCAGCAGCCGGGGCTTGGCGAGCAGGCCGCGCGCAATGGCCAGCATCTGCTGCTCGCCGCCCGACAGCGTGCCGGCGCGCGAAGTGATGCGCTCCTTCAGACGCGGGAAGTAGCCCAGCACGCGGTCGATGTCCTCGCGCACCTCGCCGGCCGGGCGGGTGTAGCCGCCGAGCACCAGGTTCTCCTTCACCGACAGCTGCGCGAACACCATGCGGCCCTGCGGCACGTGCACCACGCCGCGGCGAACCAGCTGCTCGGCCGGCACGTTGGCGATGCTGCGGCCGTCGAACACGGCCGTGCCGCCTGCCACCGGCAGCAGCCCCGAGAGCGCGCGCATCAGCGTGGTCTTGCCCGCGCCGTTGGCGCCCAGCACGCACACGATGCCGGCGGCCGGCACCTCGATCGACACCCCGTGCAGCGCGCGGATCTTGCCGTAGGCGGCGCTCAGGTTGTCCACGCGCAGCAGCGGTTCGCCGCGCTTGATGTCCTCAACGGCGTTTGCCACTCTTGCCTCCTCCGAGATAGGCCTCGACCACGGCCGGGTTCTGTTCGATCTCGCGCGGCGAGCCCTGCGCCAGGAAGGCGCCGTTGTGCATCACGGTGATGGTGTCGGAGATCGACATCACCAGCGGCATGCTGTGCTCGATGAGCAGCAGCGTCGCGCCCGTGGCCTGCTGCAGCCTGCGCAGCGTGTCGCCGAGCGCGTCGATCTCGCGGTTGTTCATGCCGGCGGCCGGCTCGTCCAGCAGCATCAGCACCGGCTCCAGCGCCATGGCGCGGGCCAGTTCGACGAGCTTCTGCGTGCCGTAGGGCAGGTCGCGCACCAGCGTGTGGGCGTGCGCGCCCAGCTTGAGGCTGTCGATGATCTGCTGCGTGCGTTCGCGCTGTTCGCGTTCCTCGCGGCGCTGGCGCGGCAGCCGCAGCAGGGCTTCGGCCAGCGTGCAGCGCATGGCGCCCGAACGCGCGATGAGCACGTTGTCGAACACCGTGAGCTCGGAGAACAGCTCCAGGTTCTGGAAGGTGCGCGCGATGCCCAGGCGCGAGATCTGGTGCGCCTTGCACTTGAGCAGGTCGTGCTCGCCGCTGGCCGTGCGCAGGCGCATGCTGCCTTGCTGCGGCGTGTAGAAGCGGCTGATGCAGTTGAGCATCGTGGTCTTGCCTGCGCCGTTCGGGCCGATCAGCGCATGCACCGTGCCGGGCATCACGTCGAAGCCGACGTCCTGCACCGCGACGATGCCGCCGAAGCTCATGCGCACCGCCGACAGCGACAGCAGCGGCTGGGCGCCGGCGGGTGCCCGGGTGGCGACGGGCGCGCCGTCGATCAGGGCCCTCATCGCGGCACCTCCGTACCGGTGGCGTCATCGGCGCCCGGCAGCTTGCGGCGCTTGAGCAGGCTGGCCAGCCCGTCGGGCAGGAACATCAGCGCCAGGATCATCGCCACGCCGTAGAGCGCGCGCTGGAACTGGTCGAAGCCGAAGTAGGTGAGCAGCTGCGGCGCGCCGATGACGAACACCGCTCCCAGCACAGAGCCCATGATCGAGCCCAGCCCGCCCACGATCACCATCGACACGAAGCTGATCGACACCATGATGTTGAACAGCGACGGATCGATGAAGCGCACCACCGGCGCATAGAGCGCCCCTGACAGGCCCGTGTAGAACGCGCACACGCCGAAGGCGACGAGCTTGAGCTTCGTGGCGTTCAGGCCGAGCGCGCGCGAGGCCGTCTCGCTGCCCTTGAGCGCCAGGAAGCCGCGGCCGAAGTGGCTCTGCGAGAGGTTGCGAGCGATCCACAGCGCCGCGCCCAGCACCACCGCCACGAACAGGTGGTAGGCCCGTTCGTCCAGCGGCCAGCCGAACAGCGTCGGGCCGGGCGCGCCCATGCCGTTCTCGCCGCCCGTGAGCTCGCCGCCGGACTTGGCGATTTCCACCGAGATCATCACGAAGCCCAGCGTGGCGATGGCCAGGAAGACTTCTTCCAGCCGCAGCACCGGCAGCGCCAGCAGCACGCCCACCACCGTGGCCACGGCCGCGGCGATGAGCATCGACAGCACCAGCGGCACGCCGAAGTGCGTCGTGAGGATGGCGCTGCCATAGGCGCCGATGCCGAAGAACACCGCGCCGGCCATCGAGATCAGGTTGGTGTAGCCCGTCAGGATGTTGGTGCCGAAGGACGCGAGCGTGTAGATCAGCACCAGCGTGAAGATGTAGAGCACGTAGCCGCCCGGGATGAGCGGTGCGAGCACGAACAGCAGGATGAAGACGAGCGGCGCGAGCCAGGGCCGTGAGTCGAAGAGGCGTGTCATGGGATGGTGCTCCTCAGACTTTTTTGACCTGGCGCCGTGCCAGCAGCCCGTGCGGGCGCAGGATCAGGATGGCCAGCATCACGATGAAGGGCACCGCGTCCTTCCATTCGGAGGACAGGTAGGCGCCGGTGAGGTTGGAGGTCACGCCGATGATCACGCCGCCCAGCAGCGCGCCCGGCATGCTGCCGATGCCGCCGAGCACCGCCGCCGCGAAGGCGAAGTGCAGGGCGCTCTGCATCATCGAGAAGTGCACGAAGGTCAGCGGCGCGATCAGCAGGCCCGCGGCCGCCGCGATGACGTGCGACAGCGCCCAGGCCAGCGCGTAGATGCGCTTGATCGGAATCCCCATCAGCCGCGCGGCCGTGGGGTTCTCCATGGTGGCCTGCATCGCGATGCCCAGCCGCGTGAAGCGGAAGAACGCGAACAGCGCGGCGGCCAGCGCCGCGCACACGCCCACGATGCCCAGGTCGATGCCCGAGACGATCACGCCGCCCACGTCGATGGGCGCGGCGGGGAACACGCTGGGCAGCTCCTGCGTGTCCTTGCCCCAGATCCAGATGGCGAGGTCGCCGAAGATCAGGAACAGGCCGAGCGTGCAGATGGCCGACGACAGCAGCGCCTTGCCGATGAAGCGGCGGATGATGAAGCGCTCGATCAGCATGCCGAGCGCCGCGCCGAACAGCAGCACGATGGGCACCACGGCCCACATCGGCAGGCCCAGGCGCACCAGCGTGTAGGCGATGAAGGCCGAGAGCATGGCCGCCTCGCCGTGCGCGAAGTTGAGAATGCCGGTCGCCTTGAACACCATCACGATGCCCAGGGCGATCAGCCCGTAGATGGCGCCGAGGGCGACGCCGCTCACGATCATCTGGAGCATTCGGTGCGCTCCGGGCTCAGGCGGCCAGCGGCGGTGTTTCGCCTTGCTTCGCCAGCCGTGCCTTGAGGTACGGAATGAAGCCGCCGGCCTCCAGCGTGCCGCGTTCCACCGACGACAGCCGCTCGAACGGCAGCTGCCTGCCGCTGGCCACGTGGGTCACGGTGCTGGCTTCCCAGTCGACCTTCAGCTCGTCCCAGCGCGCGGTGAGTTCGCGGATGCCCGGGCAGGTGATGAGCGGAAAACCCATGCTGATCTCGCCGCGGAAAAAGCCCGGCGAGAACGACTCCGCAATCACGCCCGCCACGCCCAGGTGGCGCATGGCGCGCATCGCGGGGTAGTGCGGATGGCCGTAGCCGAAGTTGTGGCCGCCCACCAGCAGGTCGCCCTTCTTCACGGACTTGGCGAAGTCGGGGTCGTAGCCCGTCATGGTGACGGCGGCGAGCTCGTGGATGTCGGTGATCTTGATGTTCTTGATGCCGACGATCAGGTCGATGTCGAAGTCGTCTTCCTTGAAGATCCAGGCCGCGCGGCCTTGCAGGTTGGGCATGCTCATGCGGCGCTCCCTTCGAGGGCGCGGGCCTCTGCGGCCTGCGCCAGGTAGGGGCGGGGGTCGGCAATGCAGCCTTCCAGCGCCGAAGCCGCCACCACCGCCGCGTTGCAGATGAAGATTTCCGAATCGGCACTGCCCATGCGCCCGGGCGTGTTCAGCGTGCCGGTCGACACGGCGCGCTGGCCGTCGGTCATGGTCGCGATGCGGCCGTAGCAGTAGTCGCAGCTCGACGAGCTGATGAACGCGCCGGCATCCACCAGCGTGGAAATCAGGCCCTCCCTGGCGGCCTGCGACATGATGGCCTGCGAGGTCGGCACCACGTGCAGCTGGAAGCCCGGCTTGATCCTGCGTCCGCGCAGCACGTCGGCCGCGGCGCGAAGGTCTTCGAGCCGGCCGCTGGCGCAGGAGCCGAGGTAGCCGGTGTGCACCTCCAGTCCCGCGTACTCGGACAGGTCGCGCGTGTTGGCGGGGCTCGGCGGTGCCACCACGATGGGCGCGAGCGCGCTCACGTCGATGGTCACCTCGCGGTCGTACACGGCATCGGCGTCGGGGTAGACCGGGTCCAGCGCGATCTTCGAGCGGCCTTCGGCATAGGCCAGCGTCTTCGCGTCCGGTGCGATCAGCATCGTGGTCGCACCCAGGAACATCGCCTGGCCGCAGATGGTCTGGCGGCCTTCGATGCTCATGGCGTCGATCACCGGGCCGCACAGCTCGACCACCTTGAAGCGGCACGACGACGGGCCGAGCACGCGCACCATGTGGTGGAACACGTCGCGCGCCATCACGCCGGGCTGCAGCGTGCCGGTGATCTCGATCTTCACCGTGCCGGGCACGGTGAGCGCCATGTTCTCGCTCACGAAGGTCTCGAGCACGCTCTTGCGCGCGCCCATGGCCAGCGTGCCGAAGGCGCCGAGCTGGCTCACGTGGCCGTCGAAGTGCACGGCGAACGCGCCCGGCGTGGCGTAGCCCAGCTCGGCCGACACCTGGTGGCCGATGCCTTCGCGCTCGTGCACCGGCACGCCCTGTTCCTTGCCCCACTGGCGCGTGACCTTGTGCAGCTCTTCTTCCTTTGGCGCGGTGGCCGGGACCATGTGGTCGATGAAGAGCACGAAGCGCTCGGGGCTGGGCACCTTGTCCACGCCGAACTCTTCCTTGGCTTCCTTGAAGAACACGTCCGTGTAGCCGGGGAAGTCGTAGGCGATCACGAAGTCGGGGCGGGCCAGCACTTCCTCGCCGGCGCGAACGCTCGGCCGTCCAGCCACGCGGGCCAGGATTTTCTCGGTCATCGTTTGGGGCATCTGCATTCCTTGGATATCCACAATGTGGCGACATGTGTTGTCGCCTCCAATGAATTACAGATGAGCCAGCCTTTTGCGCCGGATGAGGATAACCCTTAAATATCCACAATGTGGATGCAATATAAAGCGACACCTAGGAGACAAAAGCAGAAGGGCAAACATGGCAGGCAAAGAATCGCCACAAGGTGAGAACTCGCGCACCGGAACGCAGAGCATCGAGCGGGTGGTCGGCATGCTCCGCGTTGTGGCGTCCCGCGGGCGGCGGGGCATGCGCATCGGCGAGATCGCGGCCACCAGCGGGCTGCCGCAGTCGACCTGCGCGCGCATGCTCACGCGGCTGGAAATCGAGGGGCTGGTGGACCGCGACGTGGCCACGCGCAAGTACTTCCTCGGGCCGCTGCTGCACGAGCTGGGGCTGCTCGCGCGGCCGCGCTACCGGCTCAGCGAGCTGTGCGACGGTGCACTGCACCGGTTGGCCGACCTCACGCAGGACACGCTCTACCTCAGCGAGCGCAGCGGCATGGAGGCGGTGTGCACCAACCGCGCGCTGGGCGATTTCCCGATCAAGGCGATGCCGCTGGACATCGGCATCCGGCGTCCGCTGGGTGTGGGCGCGGGCGGCCTGGCGATGCTGTGCGCCATGCCCGAGTCGGAAGCCGAGGCCATCATCCAGGCCAACGGCCACCGCTACGAGAAGTTCGCCTCGTTCACGGCCGACTTCCTGCGCGAGGCCGTGGCACAGGGCAGGGCGCGGGGCTACGCCTTCATCGACAGCGTGGTGACGCCGGGCACCGGCGCGATCGGCATCGCGTTTCCCAGGAACAACCCGGTGGGCGCGATCAGCATCGCGGCCATCTCGGGGCGGCTCGGCGCGGAGCGCTGCGACGACATGGCGCGCGAGCTGCGCCGCGAGGTGCGCAAGATCGAGGCCGCGATGCTCGGCAACGCCGCGCCCGCCGCCACCGAGGACGAGTGAATCAGCCCTGGCGCTGCGGCGTCATCCAGCTCGTCGCGGCGCTGCGTCCCGCCATGTGCAGGCTGGCGGTGGCCGCAGGCGTTTCCGCCAGCAACTGCCCCTTGCGGAACACCTTGAGCCGCGTGGCGCGCAGGCGGATCGCCTCGACCGGGTCGCGCGCCTGCAGCAGCACGAAGCTCGCCTCGCAGCCGGCCGCGAGGCCGTAGCCCTCCAGGTGCATCACGCGCGCGGCGTTGGTGGTCACGGCCTCGAAGCACTGGCGGATGCCGGCCTGGCTCGTCATCTGCGCCACGTGCAGGCCCATGTGCGCCACTTCGAGCATGTCTCCCGAGCCCATGCCATACCACGGGTCCATCACGCAGTCGTGGCCGAACGCCACGTTCACGCCCGCGGCCATCAGCTCGGGCACGCGCGTCATGCCGCGGCGCTTGGGGTAGGTGTCGTGGCGGCCCTGCAGCGTGATGTTGATGAGCGGGTTCGCGATGACGGCCACGCCGCTCTGCGCGATCAGCGGCAGCAGCTTGCTCACGTAGTAGTTGTCCATCGAGTGCATCGACGTGCAGTGCGAGCCGGTCACGCGGCCCTGCAGGCCGAGGCGCTGCGCCTCGAAGGCGAGGGTCTCGATGTGGCGCGACAGCGGGTCGTCCGACTCGTCGCAGTGCATGTCGACCAGCTTGCCGCGCTCGGCCGCCATCTCGCACAGCAGCTTCACGCTGGCGGCGCCGTCGGCCATGGTGCGCTCGAAATGCGGAATGCCGCCGACCACGTCCACGCCCTTGTCGAGCGCGCGCTCGATGTTGGCCACGCCGCCCGGCGAGCGCAGCACGCCGTCCTGCGGGAAAGCGACCAGCTGCAGGTCGAGGTAGGGCGCCACGCGGCGCTTGACCTCGAGCAGCGCATCGACCGCGAGCAGGCTCGGGTCGCTGGTGTCGACGTGCGTGCGCACCGCCAGCAGGCCCTTGGCCACGGCCCAGTCGCAGTAGGCCAGCGCGCGCTCGATGAGCGCCTCGGCCGTGAGCAATGGCTTCAGCTCGCCCCACAGCGCGATGCCTTCGAGCAGCGTGCCGCTCTGGTTCACGCGCGGCAGGCCATAGCTGAGCGTGGCGTCCATGTGGAAGTGCGGATCGACGAAATGCGGCGAAAGCAGCAGGCCCTGCGCGTCGAGGTTCTCGTGCGCGGGCGCGGCCAGGCCTTCGGTGACTTCGGCGATGCAACCGTCCTGCACGGCGATCGACATGCCGGTGCGGCCGTCGGGGAGGGTGGCGTTGGTGATGAGGAGGTCGAGCATCGTGGTGGCTTCCGGGATCGTGAGGTCGGTATGGTTTCTTGCCTTGGCGCGGCAGGCGTTCTAGCCGTGCGCCCAGCGGTTGTTGCTGTTGTGCACGTAGATGCAGACGTTGTCGCTGCGGTCGCGCATCACGCCGGCGCTGCCCCAGGAGAAAGCGGCCGGGGCATTGTCGATGCCCATCGACGACAGCCATCGCAGGTGAAGTCGCTCGCGCTGACCGGTGCTGCCGTGGAAGTCGTGGTCGGCCAGCTTGCGCAGTGCGGGTGTCCAGAAGGTCAGGAAGCTGCTGACCAGCAGGCCTTCCTCGAAGCGCAGCTCGAGCTGCACCGACATGTCGCCCGAGCTCGCGGTCGTGCGGGCAAACACGCAATCGACGCGCCGGCCCTCGACCTGCACGGCCTGCGCGGTTTTCGCGAAGGCGGGTGGCAGCGCATCGGCCCGGGTGCCGGCATCGGCCACGATTCCGGCCGCGGAAAGCCGGCCGTTCGTCGTGTCGAGATGGAGCGAGTCGTTCATGCTTGTGCGGGCAGACGCAGGCATCGCGGCTTCTGCATCGACCGGGCCTATCGCGTGCGCTGCGGCCGGAAGCGGTACTGGCCCGGCGCCGGACCGACTTCGATCGTGACGCGGCGCAACTTGTCGTCATGGCCCGAATCGGCCTTGGCGGTCACGACGATGCCGCGCGGGGTCGAGCGGCAGGTGATGTCGGACAGCGCGATCTCGGCGTGATCGTTGTCGAGCTCCGCGATGGCGACCGTGTGCTCGGCGTGCAGGCTGCCGTTCGCGTCGCGGGTCATCCACTGCACGTAAAGGAACGACTGTGCGTACTGGTCGGCATGCACCACGCGGTAGGTGCCCTGGTGGTCCTTGCCCCAGGTGCCGCA encodes:
- a CDS encoding NAD-dependent protein deacetylase, coding for MSANLTAPAALDALADFATRHPRLFVLTGAGCSTESGIPDYRDARGEWKRPSPVTYQAFMGEDSTRRRYWARSLIGWPTMAGARPGAAHRALARMETAGRVGMLLTQNVDGLHEAAGSRGTIDLHGRIDTVRCMACERRTTRAALQVELRERNPLWAALEARAAPDGDADLEGHDFSAFDVPACAHCGGLLKPDVVFFGESVPKERVTAAFAALEEADAVLVAGSSLMVYSGFRFVQAAAAAGKPVAAVNIGRTRADELLTLKVERPVGAALEELAGQLA
- a CDS encoding immunity 26/phosphotriesterase HocA family protein — translated: MPKQSPSDASQPVFELDNAERDSVGLDPVPPQWVRVMFKDTAAFFEGDTLRKFLRAGPDGYLEVDTALETRERAFLLPRTARGKERKLTAAVLLVTERANGRWFQASFIGERLEESSVAALNTRNMRAIDFQDDGKLHDHAGLRDYLRARMQRVSDGLRSEIAEMKSAPRQQLKYGPGDVFRFRIDDARYGFGLLLGSLKEIRAAGLLPQDHPWHYVMTVPLIVRLFDGASADPGPGIEVLSTWPLLPAQTMMDNQLFWGQFPIVGRKALVPADIDFPCGVGTAPTQEGHAFFYWGFGWHRLADASVGDGTDSGMGIGKLDRTPLQEALAGRVPMRPWELRHPDHAATFKRVLAEIGCDGAVDYAAYAKCSGSLSPEAFIARMQPEWPASKARSKPSPKPNAKART
- a CDS encoding alpha/beta hydrolase, coding for MTSFLRFFAAWLALLLALPAQAQTAAAPDTPSGIRRIADLPYGSDPRQRMDVYLPANAHGAPVLVMVHGGAWMFGDKATAAVIDLKVDHWVRDQGFILVSVGYRFVPQVDVLQQARDVARAVATAQSSAPAWGGDASRFVLMGHSAGAHLVALLGASPDIARQQGARPWLGTIALDSAALDTAGLMRRPHMNFYDRVFGSDPALWRAVSPTDTLAPDAAPMLLVCSAQRRDGSCTQSQQFAARVAAAGGRAEVRQEDLSHAQINAQLGLPGAYTAAVDAFVRSVGAQGAPGKPQS
- a CDS encoding isocitrate lyase/PEP mutase family protein is translated as MTSIRKTMRARITSGPTFWMAGAQDALSALLVDQSGFDGIFTTGFGISASLLGQPDVELYTLTENVGVVNRIANIVKKPIFADADTGYGNVINVARTVREFEKTGVVAISIEDQFSPKRCPAAASTMPLVPVRDAVAKIRAAVDARQDPDFLIVARTDAIDPSEAIDRACQYAEAGADLIQPISRTFKGFEDLEKLKEATGRRLSLQLMQGLWMARLSRAQIESVAAFATYPIVTLMSTVHALQANLQVLSERRTGDVDGLPGGQTTMPAFKDIIGWNAVEERQAYYEVDAPALKRAA
- a CDS encoding ABC transporter substrate-binding protein, with protein sequence MTHPASRRTVLAAGAALLCSAALPNLAFAFENKAEGVLDKEIVLGSSQPMSGTLAYMGKAVDEGIRTYFDMVNEQGGVNGRKIKLITYDDELKPAKSVANAKLLVERDNVLAMIGNIGHATNISAYEYSSTRKVPTIGALSISDLTSTPPRELLYVLPSPQSTETAAYIDYAVEKLKAKKIAMLYQNDGWGKPAYDIAVKQLDKHGLKLVEAQSFERFATDITSQVFKLKQAEPDVVIVYALGQEAVLFFRGAEKLGWKPTVFGAGGLNDPKFVELLGKSPAKLYVASYYDAVEGDNPAIKEFFARYTRLYPKSAPSSTALMGYSAAAVAVEALKRAGNEPSRAKVVAALDGMTGFDQKIGPKISFQPLSAGGYARRGQTGVALMELKDQKFVSLGGYIDPVKR
- a CDS encoding ABC transporter ATP-binding protein, which produces MANAVEDIKRGEPLLRVDNLSAAYGKIRALHGVSIEVPAAGIVCVLGANGAGKTTLMRALSGLLPVAGGTAVFDGRSIANVPAEQLVRRGVVHVPQGRMVFAQLSVKENLVLGGYTRPAGEVREDIDRVLGYFPRLKERITSRAGTLSGGEQQMLAIARGLLAKPRLLMLDEPSMGVAPIMKDAIFSTLRDIRDRERLTLLIVEQDADIALDISDEGYVIETGRVVMHGPAAELAGNEDIRRAYLGG
- a CDS encoding ABC transporter ATP-binding protein: MRALIDGAPVATRAPAGAQPLLSLSAVRMSFGGIVAVQDVGFDVMPGTVHALIGPNGAGKTTMLNCISRFYTPQQGSMRLRTASGEHDLLKCKAHQISRLGIARTFQNLELFSELTVFDNVLIARSGAMRCTLAEALLRLPRQRREEREQRERTQQIIDSLKLGAHAHTLVRDLPYGTQKLVELARAMALEPVLMLLDEPAAGMNNREIDALGDTLRRLQQATGATLLLIEHSMPLVMSISDTITVMHNGAFLAQGSPREIEQNPAVVEAYLGGGKSGKRR